One window of Macrococcus sp. 19Msa1099 genomic DNA carries:
- the pyrE gene encoding orotate phosphoribosyltransferase — MLNKEIAKALLEIEAVSLQPNDMFTWSSGIKSPIYCDNRLTMSYPAVRDQIAEGLKSLIETHFSDVEVLAGTATAGIPHAAFTAQKMNLPMSYVRSSSKKHGKGNQIEGRVLEGQKVVVVEDLISTGGSAIEAADALTAHGADVLGIVAIFTYGLSKGKERLAQAGYPYYTLSDFDSLVEVASETGKIEQSDIEGLINWRDNL, encoded by the coding sequence ATGTTAAATAAAGAAATCGCAAAAGCATTGCTAGAAATTGAAGCAGTATCATTACAACCGAATGATATGTTTACCTGGTCCTCAGGAATTAAAAGTCCGATATACTGTGATAATCGATTAACAATGAGTTATCCTGCGGTACGAGATCAGATTGCTGAAGGTTTAAAGTCTTTGATTGAAACACATTTCAGTGATGTAGAGGTATTAGCAGGAACAGCGACTGCAGGTATTCCACATGCAGCATTTACTGCACAGAAGATGAACTTACCGATGAGTTACGTGCGCTCATCCAGTAAAAAACATGGTAAAGGGAATCAGATTGAAGGCCGTGTATTAGAAGGGCAGAAGGTTGTTGTCGTAGAAGATTTAATTTCTACTGGGGGATCAGCGATTGAAGCAGCGGATGCATTAACAGCGCATGGTGCGGATGTATTAGGCATCGTTGCAATATTTACATACGGATTAAGCAAAGGGAAAGAAAGATTAGCACAAGCAGGATATCCATACTATACGCTTTCTGATTTCGATAGTCTCGTTGAGGTTGCAAGTGAGACAGGGAAGATTGAACAAAGTGATATTGAAGGATTAATTAACTGGCGTGATAACTTATAA